The nucleotide sequence CGGGCCCGCTCGGAATATGTAGGAGGCGAAACGGAATATTGCGATACAATATCCTTCACTTTCAAAAATTCATCGGGTATGGAAACTCTCGAAAAGAGGGGTAAATGTTATGTCATACAGGGTGAGAATCCCGCTCTCGTCGTAGGAAACGACGCACGTCACATAACGGTCGATGTAGCTAACTTATCCGGGCAAATTATCGGGCGTTTCGCCGATATGGAAAATCCGGCAGCAGGAGACCGTATCGAATTGAGCGGGCTTGTACGTGGAGTCTATGCGGTCATCGTCCACATCGACGGAAAAAGAGAGATATTGAAATTGATTCACTAACAATCTGATATATTGAATTATGCAATATAATTTTTCATTTATTTATTCATTTAATTTATTTTTATCATGAAAAGATTATTACTTGGGATGGTTGCTGCATGTATGGCAACATCGATGGTCGCTCAAGATCCGGCGACGTATGAAAAAGCAGGTGAATACACATTGGAAAACTTGTGGATGAAAGCTGCCACTACCGGGAATAATATGGGAGTAGCCGATCAGTTAGGTGGAGCTAACGACTCCCGTGGTATGACAGTTAAAGGAGACGAAATGTTGTTTGCGTACAGAGCTGCTTTTACGGGTATCAAAATCTATGATTTGAAAACCGGAGATAAGAAACGTGATGTTCAATTCGACGCAGAAAAGTTTAAAATCACCTACACTTATACCAAAATCGATACTATCGTAAACGCTCCCGGCGACACGACATTCCAACAGACACCAATGGAAGAACAAAAAACGCCCGGATTCCTTTGCAACGATATTCAGGTAGATGATGCCGGAAACGTAGTTGTATTCAACATGTCCACTGCATTGAACGGCGAAGCTATCGGCGTTTGGAAAATCGACATGGCGAGCGGAGAGCCCACCAAAGTAATGGAATTGGCCAACAAAGATGGTCTGCTCGACGGCTATCGTGTCGACTATTTTGCCGTGAAAGGCGATGTTACGAAAGATGCTATCCTCATGTTCCCGGTCAGCAGCGGGAAATATGTGATTCGTTGCGATATTAAAGACGGACAATTAGCCGGACAAACAGGTGACTATGAAGGTTATAATTTCAAAGTTATCGAAATCAAATCCTATTATCCCGCAGAAGCTGTCGATAACGGAACCGGACCTCGTGTTTCAATCATCGATAACGACTACTTCTATTTGGACGGCTTCAATAGTGCAGCATCTCTCTACGACATGAGCGGTTCTTTGATCGAAAGCGTAGGTGATGCCCCCGAAGAATGCGCTATCAAAAACGTAGGAAACAACGGTATCTCTGAATTTACATTGAACGACAAACCTTTCTGCGCATACGTAATTTCCAATACGGCCACGACTCCTGCCCAAGCATGGAATATTATCGAAATGGGCGAAGGTCCTACATTTGCCGGTGCAACTTATTACTGGACATTCCCGCAAGGTGGTATGGGCGATATTTCGAACCCTGTTCGTACCGCATTGCCCCGTATCGCCAAAGTAACCGACAAAAACGGTAAAGAAGCTGCTTATATCGCTGTCTACGCATCGGGTAGCGGAGCTGCCGTTTACAAAATGACTCCCGACGGATATGACAATGACTCTGAATCGGGTATCGCTAACGTAGCTGCCGACAACGTGAAGATATTCGTAAGCGGCGATGCCATTTATTTCTCTGGCATGGCAAACGCTGTCGTTTACAACTTCGCCGGACAAAAAGTAATGGAAGCTGCCGGTGTACAATCTATGGCCGCTCCTGCCGCCAAAGGCATTTACATTGTAAAAGCGATTATCGACGGTGTTGAAAAAGTTCAAAAAGTCGTTGTGAAATAAGCCCTTCGCGCTGAGCGACATTTAAAATCTATTTTTTAGAAGAAGGGCGGTATATGTAAGTTATATATATATCGCCCTTCCCTTTACCCTTCCCTATATAAAAGTTCAAAAAATATTCAATCTGCCTATCGTATCTCAAAAGTAAATGAGACTCCGACAAACGGGAGATTCGAGAATAAGATTTGAAAAAGAAGCTGAAATTCATTCTATCCGTATCGATTAAAACATTTCTAAACCAATCCTTTTGTATTAAACGGTTGCCCCTATGAAAAAGATTTTTACACTTCTCGCAATTTTTGCTTGTTTACCCATACTGCTCAGTGCCAAAGGCCCGGCAGTCATCGGTGGCAGCACCTACACGGCCGATACCCTCTCTCATTACAAAGTAGGCCCCGGAACTTATTACACCGCCATTCATTTCTATGGTCCCAAAGACATGAGAGCCTTTTATTTGGAAATCGACGCTACCAATCCTTATCTCTCTTTCCAATCGGTCTTGGGTCGGGATTCGTTGGTTACGTGCGAAGGCATTACCAACATGGCCGCCCGAAAAAGCAAAGAAGGCAGCCGTTATTTCGCCGGTACGAATGCCGACTTTTTCGCCACTTCGGGAGCTATCGGAACTCCGGTACACGGATGTGCGGTAGAAGGCCAATTGGCGAAAGTTCCCGTATCTTCGGGCCCTCAAACATCTTTCACGACAAACGACGAATGCTTCATCTCGTTCGTCACTTATGCCGGAGAACTCACCCATAACCAAACCACATATACCATACACAACGTAAACGGAAGCCGAAGCACCGATCAATTAGTACTCTACAACCGTTATGTCGGGAATTATACTCATACCAATGCTTACGGATATGAAATACCGGTAAGTCTCGCCGACGGAGAAAAATGGGGTCTGAACAAGACCGTGAAACTGAAAGTGGCAGGTACAGGATCGGCTGCCGGAAACATGGCTATCGCCGAAAACGGAGCCGTATTATCGGGGCATGGAACGTCTGCCGACTTTTTGCAAACCTTGCAACCCGGCGACGAACTGGAAATAAAAATAATGCTCCAACTCGAAGACGGCAGTTATCCCGACATTAATTGCATGGTAGGCGGGGACCGTAAAATATTGGAAAACGGAGAAGTTCTCGAAACCGATTGGGCAGAGCTCCACCCGAGAACGGCAATCGGTTACTCGGCAGACCGTAGCAAAGTGTACATGCTGGTAGTCGACGGACGTCAAGGCGGATATTCCGATGGCGCTACGACCAAACAAATGGCCGACATGATGAAATTCGCCGGAGCCGCCAATGCCATGAATCTCGACGGTGGCGGATCGAGCGGTATGTATATCGAAAAATACGGACAGGTGAACAGCCCCAGCGACGGACACGAACGCGCTGTCAGCAACGGTATCTTCGTGGTATCGAATGCCCCGGACGACAATACCGTGGCCGAAATCTTATGCACTTCGGCCTACTACTCTCTCCCCAAAAACGGCATATTCACACCCCATTTCATGGGATACAACCAATACGGGTATCTGATAGATACCGATTTACAAGGCGTTACATTGCGTTGCGACGAGTCTCTGGGATATATAAAAGGAACCGACACATTCGTAGCTTCGGGTGACGGCAAAGGAAAACTATATGCGACTTACAATGGCATAGAAACCTCCATCGATATAGTCATCAACGAGCCGCAAGGTCTTACGCTTCGACTCGATTCGGTCATCAACGACGGGCTTTATGAATATCCCATCGAAGTAACAGCCATCGTTAACGGAGAGAGTATGCTCATTTCTCCCGATGTATTTTCATGGACCGTTCAAGACCCGACGATATGCGCCGTCACCGAGGGACTTTTAAAGGGCATCGCGAACGGTAAGACCGATATATATTGCCGTCAAGACGACTTTACCGACACGCTATCGGTAACCGTACAAATTCCCGACAGGCGCAACAGAGCGATAGACGATTTCTCGGATGCCTCGTCATGGGACATCACCAACTCAGCATTGAAAGACATATCGATCGTACCGACAGCACAGGGAACAGAATTGCGATATACATTCAGTTCAGGCCGCGCTCCCTATCTGCAAATCGCCAAAGACATTTACCTGTACAGTCTCCCCGACTCCATGCGAATCACGCTCAACACCGGAGCGACCCAAGTGAGTAAAATAGCACTGTCGATGAAAAACAATGCATCGAGTACTTCCACATTGACCGAATTCGAAAATATACCCCAAAATACCGACCATGTTATCTCGATTCCCATGAACGGATATTTCGAAAACTACCGCGACATGTCGTTATATCCCGTGAAATTCCAAAGTCTGAAATTATTTATCCTCGGTTCGTCTCAAACGGCAGGGAACCAATATGCTATCGCACTC is from Barnesiella intestinihominis YIT 11860 and encodes:
- a CDS encoding phosphodiester glycosidase family protein; the encoded protein is MKKIFTLLAIFACLPILLSAKGPAVIGGSTYTADTLSHYKVGPGTYYTAIHFYGPKDMRAFYLEIDATNPYLSFQSVLGRDSLVTCEGITNMAARKSKEGSRYFAGTNADFFATSGAIGTPVHGCAVEGQLAKVPVSSGPQTSFTTNDECFISFVTYAGELTHNQTTYTIHNVNGSRSTDQLVLYNRYVGNYTHTNAYGYEIPVSLADGEKWGLNKTVKLKVAGTGSAAGNMAIAENGAVLSGHGTSADFLQTLQPGDELEIKIMLQLEDGSYPDINCMVGGDRKILENGEVLETDWAELHPRTAIGYSADRSKVYMLVVDGRQGGYSDGATTKQMADMMKFAGAANAMNLDGGGSSGMYIEKYGQVNSPSDGHERAVSNGIFVVSNAPDDNTVAEILCTSAYYSLPKNGIFTPHFMGYNQYGYLIDTDLQGVTLRCDESLGYIKGTDTFVASGDGKGKLYATYNGIETSIDIVINEPQGLTLRLDSVINDGLYEYPIEVTAIVNGESMLISPDVFSWTVQDPTICAVTEGLLKGIANGKTDIYCRQDDFTDTLSVTVQIPDRRNRAIDDFSDASSWDITNSALKDISIVPTAQGTELRYTFSSGRAPYLQIAKDIYLYSLPDSMRITLNTGATQVSKIALSMKNNASSTSTLTEFENIPQNTDHVISIPMNGYFENYRDMSLYPVKFQSLKLFILGSSQTAGNQYAIALKEFSLIYDGITVNVSNPEIASLLRVYPNPVEAGESQIHFVLPQNADVNCELYNLGGQLLNRVEMGQTPAGEITLPIGNLANGTYLLKIYRNGIADSVKIIVK